CGTCGGTATCCACGAAGCGACGGATGAGCCAGGCGGAAGCGACCCGGTCGATACCCGGGCGCGGACGCGTGATCCAGGTACGGCGGCGGTACTCCTTGCGCTCCCGGCGCGCGCTGGCGGCGGGCGGAGGCGTGCCGGCCAGCGCCGCCTCGGCGCGCGCCAACGCCGCTTCCACGCGATTGCGCAGAGGGTTAGCGAAGAAATCGACCGCCACGATCTGTTGCAGGCGCCGGCGCAGGCGCGTGAGCCGCGCGCCCGCCGATTTTCGCGGACCGGCAGCGACCTGGCGAAGCTGGCGCAAAAGCTGCTGATACTCGCCCGCACTGGCCTCCAGGAACTGTCGCCGCAGCTCCTCGGAGGGCAGGTCGTCGATGGCCTGGACCTGCACCACCGAGGCCTCACCGCGGGCGCGGCGAATGGCTGCGGCCAGCCATTCGAAGTGTTCCCGGGCAGCGGGCGTATTGGGCAGCACGTAGCCCGAACTGCGCAAGGGGAGCGCTCCGTGCCGCCGCAGCTTGCGCCACACCTCCACGCGGCGGCTGGCCTGCCGCGCCGGCAGGCG
Above is a window of Terriglobales bacterium DNA encoding:
- a CDS encoding chromate resistance protein ChrB domain-containing protein is translated as MTITSDKHAPWLLLMFRLPARQASRRVEVWRKLRRHGALPLRSSGYVLPNTPAAREHFEWLAAAIRRARGEASVVQVQAIDDLPSEELRRQFLEASAGEYQQLLRQLRQVAAGPRKSAGARLTRLRRRLQQIVAVDFFANPLRNRVEAALARAEAALAGTPPPAASARRERKEYRRRTWITRPRPGIDRVASAWLIRRFVDTDARFAFAEDAARHPNAVPFDMFQGGGFGHRGDDCTFETLQKEFGIRDARVTALAQIIHDADLGDEKFGRREGEGVERVLLGWAQQDISDDELLRRGMDLMEGLYRALP